One window of Mauremys reevesii isolate NIE-2019 linkage group 4, ASM1616193v1, whole genome shotgun sequence genomic DNA carries:
- the HPS5 gene encoding Hermansky-Pudlak syndrome 5 protein, whose protein sequence is MASVPMIPESYSHVLAELECLDPLLSALRLDSSRLKCTCIAVSRKWLALGSSGGGLNLIQKEGWKQRLFLTHKEGAISRVACCLHDEDYVAVATSQGLVVVWQLNQERRGKPERIYVSTEHKGKKVTSLCWDTATLRVFVGDHVGKVSAIKINTSKQGKSAAAFVMFPVQIITTVDSRVVQLDYLDGRLLISSLTRSYLCDTEREKFWKIGNKERDGEYGACFFPAGKSCGSQQPLIYCARPGSRMWEVNFEGEVLSTHQFKQLLSSPPLPVITLRLDPQYNTAACSLQSLSFPKLLYLTEHCVMTWTERGIYVFIPQNVQVLLWSEVKDIQDIAVYRNELFCLHTNGKVSHFSLLLVERCVERLLRRGFWSLAARVCCLFQNSIISCRARKFLPLDKLEHLKSQLDLSTQSDVISQLEELISKLEPLDSACSSRRSSISSHESFSVLDSGIYRVISRRGSQSDEDSCSLNSQTLSEDERLKEFTTHQEEEQVELDNVSHASVVVETDRNETFLPFSIPLSFRSPSPLVSLQAVKESVSSFVRKTTEKIGTLHMSPDVRVRQEMKDDDESHEVTASIAAYSQEEDENDLELQSQPQEEDRLRDLKIATTEAINKLQDPLVLLEPQCLRGVLQEWFLYLEETFGFKEPSFSDDCLSIKEDKNVLAEEQSEVLEENTEPDQHSEDHVGKGQTDALQGNTGQDQTSEAHFGREVCENDASSKGASDHVFQVYPPCLIARDIHKDLVELTTLCFELNVFPCKSGNVKESAEQDLQLTVSWVLACQFIKDYFFLLDLKRLKRCITINYTSSPSVWETYIEGLKELTHASPVTLAMENGDMLKILKLLNDLGPWDSPLLLAHAQRLYEKFGETAVRPLIKFHPSILPSDIMQLCRHHPAHFLAYLDSLVKSKPEDERSSLLQSLLNPEVLRLDWLCLAVSHDAPQRTNTVDSEGNPRPRSHLFTWGYSQLILLLIKLPADFVTKERMAEICKSYGFWPGYLSLCLELDRRIEAFTNIVHLDDMNLLDGEHGSIPETVEEWKFLLHLAQSRSTDFHCHGTQNGNTIGNGSTNWSNCITVENVALLLAKVIGPDRALPILQECDLTAELSERFTRICEILRIAEKRQRALIQSMLERCDRFLWSQQA, encoded by the exons ATGGCATCTGTGCCAATGATACCAGAATCTTACAGCCATGTATTGGCAGAACTTGAGTGTTTGGATCCATTGCTTTCTGCACTCAGGTTGGATTCTAGTCGTCTGAAG TGCACATGTATAGCTGTGTCTCGGAAATGGCTGGCTCTGGGTAGTTCAGGAGGGGGATTAAACCTGATTCAGAAAGAAGGCTGGAAACAGAGGCTGTTCCTCACTCATAAG GAAGGTGCCATTTCCCGGGTTGCCTGTTGTTTACACGATGAAGATTATGTTGCTGTTGCCACCAG TCAAGGCCTTGTAGTGGTCTGGCAACTCAATCAGGAGCGTCGTGGAAAGCCAGAGCGGATTTATGTTTCCACTGAGCACAAAGGCAAAAAAGTCACATCTCTTTGTTGGGATACAGCCACACTTCGAGTTTTTGTAGGAGATCATGTGGGAAAAGTGTCTGCTATCAAGATTAATACATCCAAACAAGGGAAG TCAGCGGCTGCTTTTGTGATGTTTCCAGTTCAGATTATAACCACTGTTGACTCCCGTGTAGTTCAGCTTGATTATTTGGATGGAAGACTGCTTATTTCTTCACTTACTCGCTCCTACTTGTGTGATACTGAGAG AGAAAAATTCTGGAAAATTGGTAACAAAGAAAGAGATGGAGAATACGGTGCCTGTTTTTTCCCAGCTGGAAAGAGTTGTGGGAGCCAGCAGCCATTAATATATTGTGCACGTCCTGGGTCAAGGATGTGGGAGGTGAACTTTGAAGGGGAGGTGCTAAGTACCCATCAATTCAAACAGCTGCTGTCATCGCCTCCTCTCCCAGTTATTACTCTAAG GTTGGATCCTCAGTATAATACTGCCGCCTGCTCCCTCCAGTCTTTGTCTTTCCCAAAACTGTTATATTTGAC CGAGCACTGTGTTATGACGTGGACAGAAAGAGGCATTTATGTCTTCATTCCTCAAAATGTTCAAGTTTTACTTTGGAGTGAAGTAAAAG ATATCCAGGATATAGCAGTGTACAGAAATGAGTTGTTCTGTCTGCATACGAATGGAAAAGTCTCGCACTTCTCTCTTCTGCTAGTGGAGCGTTGTGTAGAACGTCTGCTGAGAAGAGGTTTCTGGAGCCTTGCTGCCAGAGTCTGCTGCCTCTTCCAGAACTCTATTATTTCCTGCAGA GCAAGAAAATTTTTGCCTCTAGACAAACTAGAGCACTTGAAATCGCAGCTGGACCTCTCAACCCAAAGTGATGTCATTAGCCAACTGGAAGAATTGATATCAAAGCTGGAACCTTTAGATTCTGCATGCAGCAGTAGAAGGAGCAGTATTTCATCACAT GAAAGTTTCAGTGTCTTAGACTCTGGAATTTATCGTGTTATTAGTCGAAGAGGCAGTCAGTCAGATGAAGACTCTTGTTCCTTAAACAGCCAAACATTGTCAGAAGATGAGAGACTTAAAGAGTTTACTACACACCAGGAAGAAGAGCAGGTGGAGCTTG ACAACGTATCTCATGCTTCTGTGGTGGTTGAGACTGATCGGAATGAGACTTTTCTCCCATTCAGTATTCCATTGTCATTTCGTTCACCATCTCCTCTGGTCTCCCTCCAAGCTGTCaaggaaag TGTTTCCAGCTTTGTACGCAAAACTACTGAAAAGATTGGCACCCTTCATATGAGTCCTGATGTCAGagtgaggcaggaaatgaaagatGATGATGAGTCTCATGAAGTGACTGCTAGTATAGCCGCATACTCCCAGGAAGAAGATGAAAACGA TTTGGAGCTACAGAGCCAGCCTCAAGAAGAGGACCGGCTAAGAGATCTCAAGATAGCAACAACAGAAGCTAT AAACAAACTGCAAGATCCACTGGTTTTGTTAGAACCACAATGCTTGAGAGGAGTTTTGCAGGAGTGGTTTTTGTATCTGGAAGAAACATTTGGTTTCAAAGAACCTTCCTTTTCAGATGACTGCTTATCCATTAAGGAAGATAAGAATGTGCTTGCTGAAGAACAGAGCGAGGTTTTAGAAGAAAATACTGAACCAGATCAACACAGTGAAGATCATGTAGGCAAAGGACAGACAGATGCCTTGCAAGGAAATACTGGACAGGATCAAACTAGCGAAGCTCATTTTGGCAGAGAAGTATGTGAAAACGATGCCAGTTCAAAGGGAGCCTCCGACCATGTTTTTCAAGTGTATCCTCCATGTCTCATAGCACGCGATATTCACAAGGACCTAGTAGAGTTGACGACGTTATGTTTTGAATTAAATGTGTTTCCTTGCAAGAGTGGGAATGTGAAAGAAAGTGCTGAGCAGGATTTACAGCTAACAGTGTCATGGGTCTTGGCTTGTCAGTTCATAAAGGACTATTTCTTTCTCCTGGATTTAAAAAGACTGAAGCGATGTATTACAATCAATTACACTAGCAGTCCCAGTGTTTGGGAAACTTACATTGAAGGATTGAAAG AACTGACTCACGCTAGTCCAGTGACTTTGGCAATGGAAAATGGAGATATGTTGAAAATATTAAAACTGTTAAATGACTTGGGGCCCTGGGATAGTCCTCTGTTGTTGGCACATGCTCAAAG GCTCTATGAAAAGTTTGGGGAAACAGCTGTAAGGCCCTTGATCAAGTTCCACCCATCAATCTTGCCCTCTGACATCATGCAGCTTTGTAGACATCACCCTGCCCACTTTTTAGCATATTTAGACAGCCTTGTTAAATCAAAGCCAGAAGATGAAAG GTCGTCCCTGCTTCAGTCTCTTCTTAATCCTGAAGTATTGCGACTGGATTGGCTTTGTTTGGCAGTTTCTCATGATGCGCCACAAAGAACAAATACAGTGGATTCTGAAGGAAACCCTAG ACCACGTTCACATTTGTTTACCTGGGGCTATAGCCAACTGATTTTGCTTCTGATTAAACTCCCAGCTGATTTTGTAACAAAAGAGAGGATGGCTGAGATCTGCAAGTCATATGG cttttggCCTGGatatctctctctctgcttggaacTGGATAGAAGAATAGAAGCCTTTACTAATATTGTTCATTTGGATGATATGAACCTGTTGGATGGAGAACATG GCTCAATTCCAGAGACTGTGGAAGAATGGAAGTTCCTTCTCCATCTTGCACAAAGTCGCAGCACTGATTTCCACTGTCATGGTACACAGAATGGGAATACTATCGGCAATGGTAGCACTAATTGGTCAAACTGCATTACTGTTGAAAATGTAGCTCTTTTGTTGGCTAAGGTAATTGGTCCAGATCGTGCCTTGCCAATACTGCAGGAGTGTGATTTGACGGCAGAATTGTCTGAGAGATTTACCAGGATCTGCGAAATACTGAGAATTGCTGAAAAAAGGCAAAG AGCCCTGATACAGTCCATGTTGGAAAGGTGTGACCGTTTTCTGTGGTCTCAGCAGGCATAG